One genomic window of Maribacter aquivivus includes the following:
- a CDS encoding DUF885 domain-containing protein — translation MIRTLWLLLFVVVIYSCKESSKQEQSTTTKPIAEVFAEFYEFKKSINPIEATKAGFSEYNDTIANYISNDYILHLKDRYTYFLEELGQYNAANVSAADYMSMRVMQWDCTVKLEGVMNPIVTVASPIYDLPNFELMPLFQIQSLHLYVAQLAGGTSVQPFKSIEDYNNWLGRLEDYLVFLDTSIEKMKIGMDQGVVPPKVLTLKMLPQIQSFIDVPLEENLFYQPIMNFPDGLSDVDMDILQSNYEDFIQEKLTPKYVELNQFLTEIYLPACRNTDGLLDLPNGKETYQYLIKLHTTTNMNADEIHELGLSEVARISKEMEAVKNEIGFKGDLKSFFNSLRNKKELMPFSKPEQVIESFNAINDRIALRIDSLFALTPKAGFNVRRTEAFREASASAEYVPGSKDGSRAGIFYVPIPDVKSYNMVHDEALFLHEAIPGHHFQLSLQQENNNLPEFLHPESMGVFVEGWALYAESLGKELGIYIDLYQYFGMLSMEMHRAIRLVVDTGIHAKGWSREKAIQYSLDNEAESEESIIAEIERYMATPGQALSYKIGQLKIRELRTKAEEALGDKFNIREFHSQILDSGSLPLVLLEEKITNWIVAKNKL, via the coding sequence ATGATTCGTACACTTTGGCTTTTATTATTTGTTGTTGTTATTTATTCTTGCAAAGAATCTTCAAAACAAGAACAATCAACCACAACGAAACCTATTGCTGAAGTTTTTGCCGAATTTTACGAGTTTAAGAAAAGCATCAACCCCATAGAAGCTACAAAAGCTGGCTTTTCGGAATATAATGATACGATAGCCAATTATATTTCTAATGACTACATTTTACATCTAAAAGATCGTTACACTTATTTTCTAGAAGAACTAGGTCAATATAATGCTGCTAATGTAAGTGCTGCCGATTATATGAGTATGCGCGTTATGCAGTGGGATTGTACCGTGAAGTTAGAAGGCGTTATGAACCCCATAGTAACGGTTGCTTCTCCAATCTACGATTTACCAAACTTTGAGTTAATGCCACTTTTTCAGATCCAATCTTTGCACTTATATGTTGCCCAGTTGGCAGGTGGTACCAGTGTGCAGCCCTTTAAAAGTATAGAAGATTATAATAATTGGTTAGGTAGGTTAGAAGATTACTTGGTGTTTTTAGATACGTCTATTGAGAAGATGAAAATAGGTATGGACCAAGGTGTCGTACCACCAAAAGTACTGACCTTAAAAATGCTGCCACAGATTCAATCGTTTATTGATGTACCTCTTGAAGAAAATCTTTTCTATCAGCCTATAATGAATTTCCCTGACGGACTGTCTGATGTTGATATGGACATATTACAAAGTAATTATGAAGATTTCATTCAAGAAAAACTGACCCCTAAATATGTAGAATTAAATCAGTTTTTAACCGAAATCTATTTACCTGCCTGTAGAAATACAGACGGATTATTAGACCTGCCAAATGGAAAAGAAACGTATCAATATTTAATAAAACTACATACGACAACAAACATGAATGCTGATGAAATTCATGAATTAGGGCTGTCTGAAGTGGCACGTATTTCTAAAGAAATGGAGGCGGTTAAAAATGAAATTGGGTTTAAAGGAGACTTAAAATCCTTCTTCAATTCGCTGCGGAATAAAAAAGAACTAATGCCTTTTTCTAAACCAGAACAAGTCATTGAAAGTTTTAATGCTATTAATGATCGTATTGCGTTACGTATAGATTCTTTGTTTGCGTTAACGCCAAAAGCTGGTTTCAACGTGCGTAGAACAGAAGCATTTAGAGAAGCGTCGGCAAGTGCAGAATATGTGCCGGGTTCAAAAGATGGGTCAAGAGCGGGAATTTTCTATGTTCCTATACCTGATGTAAAGAGTTATAACATGGTGCATGATGAAGCTTTGTTTTTACATGAAGCCATACCTGGGCATCACTTTCAATTAAGTTTACAACAAGAGAATAACAATCTTCCAGAGTTTTTGCATCCAGAGAGTATGGGTGTATTTGTGGAAGGATGGGCGTTATATGCAGAATCTTTAGGAAAGGAATTGGGAATTTACATAGATCTATACCAATATTTTGGAATGTTGAGTATGGAGATGCATAGAGCAATTCGTTTAGTAGTGGACACAGGTATTCATGCAAAAGGATGGAGCAGAGAAAAAGCGATTCAGTATTCTTTAGACAATGAGGCTGAATCTGAGGAAAGTATTATTGCTGAAATAGAACGTTATATGGCAACCCCAGGTCAAGCGCTATCGTATAAAATTGGTCAATTGAAAATTCGCGAACTAAGAACGAAGGCGGAAGAAGCCTTAGGCGATAAATTTAATATTAGAGAATTTCATAGTCAAATTTTAGACTCAGGTAGTTTACCTTTGGTACTATTAGAAGAAAAAATAACAAATTGGATAGTAGCGAAAAATAAATTGTAG
- a CDS encoding amidohydrolase gives MKKLLPILLVLLSGCELMKEKVDLVIVNAKVYTVDNSFSEAQAFAVQDGKFIAVGTTEEIRDIYTSDQLIDADGRAITPGLIDAHCHFYGLGLTQQIVDLVGTTSFEEVLERVRAFHTANPKSFVRGRGWDQNDWEVKEFPTKAQLDTIFPDIPVALERVDGHAYLVNQKALDMAGIDWSTKVEGGEIVKKWENGYSGITGILVDNPMALIDSVMPSPTLEDKIKALKDAERISLNHGLTTVNDAGLDRSTIELIDSLQQAGELSIRIYAMVSNNKEDVDYFINKGPIKTDRLNVRSIKVYGDGALGSRGAALREEYSDLPEHFGAMITPVADIEALAQKLANSEYQMNTHAIGDSANIAVLRAYKKVLKGKSDRRWKIEHAQVLTESDFDYFEDGIIPSVQPTHATSDMYWAEDRLGERVKGAYAYKTLLNKAGTIALGTDFPVEDVSPFLTFYAAVARQDTSGYPKGGFQMEEALSREETLKGMTIWAAYSNFEEDEKGSIEPGKVADFVIYDKDMMTVPVSEIPTIRAEQTFVNGIVR, from the coding sequence TTGAAAAAACTACTTCCAATACTACTCGTGTTATTATCTGGTTGCGAACTCATGAAAGAGAAAGTTGACCTTGTAATAGTAAATGCCAAAGTCTATACTGTAGATAATTCCTTTTCTGAAGCTCAAGCTTTTGCCGTACAGGATGGTAAATTTATAGCTGTTGGTACTACCGAAGAAATTCGTGATATATATACTTCTGATCAACTAATTGATGCAGATGGTAGAGCTATTACTCCCGGTTTAATAGATGCACATTGCCATTTTTACGGATTAGGGCTTACCCAGCAAATAGTAGATTTAGTAGGGACTACAAGTTTTGAAGAGGTTTTGGAGCGCGTTAGAGCTTTTCATACTGCCAACCCAAAGTCTTTTGTTAGAGGTAGAGGTTGGGATCAGAATGATTGGGAAGTAAAAGAATTTCCGACAAAAGCGCAATTAGATACTATTTTTCCTGATATACCGGTAGCTTTAGAACGTGTAGACGGTCATGCTTATTTGGTAAACCAAAAGGCTTTAGATATGGCTGGTATCGACTGGAGTACTAAGGTTGAAGGTGGTGAAATCGTAAAAAAATGGGAAAATGGCTATTCTGGTATTACAGGAATTTTAGTTGATAACCCAATGGCGCTTATAGATAGTGTTATGCCGTCGCCAACATTGGAAGACAAAATTAAGGCGTTGAAAGATGCAGAAAGAATAAGCTTAAACCACGGACTAACAACTGTAAATGATGCAGGATTAGATAGAAGTACTATTGAGCTTATAGATAGCTTGCAGCAGGCAGGTGAATTATCTATTAGAATATATGCCATGGTAAGCAACAATAAAGAAGATGTAGATTACTTCATAAATAAAGGACCTATTAAAACAGACCGATTAAACGTGCGATCTATTAAAGTGTATGGCGACGGAGCATTAGGTTCTAGAGGAGCTGCTTTAAGAGAAGAATACAGTGATCTGCCTGAGCATTTCGGAGCAATGATTACTCCCGTTGCAGATATTGAGGCTTTAGCTCAAAAACTAGCAAATTCAGAATATCAAATGAATACCCACGCCATTGGTGACTCTGCAAATATTGCGGTATTAAGAGCTTATAAAAAAGTGCTAAAAGGTAAATCTGATAGACGATGGAAAATTGAGCATGCGCAAGTTTTGACAGAAAGCGATTTCGATTATTTTGAGGATGGTATTATTCCGTCAGTACAACCTACACACGCAACTAGTGATATGTATTGGGCAGAAGATCGTTTAGGGGAGAGAGTAAAAGGAGCCTATGCTTATAAAACGTTATTGAATAAAGCAGGTACAATTGCATTAGGAACTGATTTTCCTGTGGAAGATGTGAGTCCGTTTTTGACATTCTATGCAGCAGTAGCAAGACAAGATACAAGCGGGTACCCAAAAGGAGGTTTTCAAATGGAGGAAGCTTTGTCTAGAGAGGAAACCTTAAAAGGAATGACGATTTGGGCAGCATACTCTAATTTTGAAGAAGATGAAAAAGGGAGTATAGAGCCAGGAAAGGTCGCAGATTTTGTTATTTATGATAAAGATATGATGACGGTACCTGTATCTGAGATTCCTACCATTCGCGCTGAGCAGACTTTTGTAAATGGTATAGTTCGATAA
- a CDS encoding DUF2911 domain-containing protein: MKKVFTLATLMLALVLTSTVSAQEFSGIDKSPMDMAAYPTDYKVSEKAVRIIYGRPQLKGRSMEELAPTGKVWRTGANEAPEITFYKDVKFGGKDVKAGTYSLFTIPGADEWTVILNTNLNQWGSYFYDEASDVARVTVPNGSDAASLEEFSIAFKEANGGTQLVMGWDKTRVAVPITM, translated from the coding sequence ATGAAAAAAGTATTTACACTAGCTACATTAATGTTGGCTCTAGTTTTAACCTCAACAGTATCTGCTCAAGAATTTTCTGGAATAGACAAAAGCCCAATGGATATGGCTGCTTACCCTACAGACTACAAAGTATCTGAAAAGGCAGTACGTATTATTTACGGAAGACCACAATTGAAAGGTCGTTCTATGGAAGAATTAGCTCCAACAGGAAAAGTATGGAGAACGGGTGCGAACGAAGCTCCTGAAATTACATTTTATAAAGATGTAAAATTCGGCGGTAAAGATGTTAAAGCTGGAACGTATTCTTTATTCACAATACCTGGTGCAGATGAGTGGACAGTTATTTTGAATACAAACTTGAACCAATGGGGTTCTTATTTCTACGATGAAGCTTCTGATGTTGCACGCGTAACAGTACCTAACGGTTCTGATGCGGCGTCGCTTGAAGAATTTTCAATCGCTTTCAAAGAAGCTAACGGTGGTACTCAACTAGTAATGGGTTGGGACAAAACAAGAGTTGCTGTTCCAATTACTATGTAA
- the asnB gene encoding asparagine synthase B codes for MCGIVCAFDVKESTEVLRPQLLEMSKKIRHRGPDWSGIYADDKAILAHERLAIVDPASGKQPLLSPNGKLILAANGEIYNHRELRKQFEGKYDFQTESDCEVILALYQEKGVNFLDELNGIFGFTIYDAEKDEYFVARDHMGIIPLYMGWDKNGTFYVASELKALEGTCTKIELFPPGHYLHSSDGEIKKWYSRDWMEYDAVKDNATSIQEVKEALEAAVHRQLMSDVPYGVLLSGGLDSSVTSAIAKKYAQKRIESGDTVDAWYPQLHSFSVGLEGSPDLAAAKKVADHIGTVHHEIKFTIQEGLDAIKDVIYNIETYDITTIRSSTPMYLMARVIKSMGIKMVLSGEGADELFGGYLYFHKAPNAQEFHEETVRKLDKLHMYDCLRANKSLAAWGIEGRVPFLDKEFMDVAMRINPQDKMINGERMEKWVVRKAFEDMIPESVAWRQKEQFSDGVGYSWIDTLKELVDKEVTDEQIENAAFRFPINTPLNKEEYYYRTIFEGHFPSDAAALSVPQEASVACSTATALEWDEAFKNMNDPSGRAIANVHSEAYVKQ; via the coding sequence ATGTGTGGAATAGTATGTGCATTTGATGTTAAGGAAAGTACTGAAGTACTTAGACCTCAACTTTTAGAAATGTCGAAGAAAATTAGACATAGAGGTCCAGATTGGAGTGGTATCTATGCAGATGATAAAGCCATCTTGGCGCATGAGCGTTTGGCTATTGTAGATCCAGCTTCTGGAAAACAACCATTATTGAGTCCTAATGGTAAATTGATATTAGCGGCAAATGGTGAAATATATAATCATAGAGAGTTACGTAAGCAATTTGAAGGTAAATACGATTTTCAAACAGAGTCTGACTGTGAAGTAATTTTGGCTTTGTATCAAGAAAAGGGTGTTAATTTCTTAGATGAATTGAACGGTATTTTCGGTTTCACTATTTATGATGCTGAGAAAGATGAATATTTTGTTGCTCGTGACCACATGGGTATTATTCCATTATACATGGGATGGGATAAAAACGGAACGTTCTATGTAGCTTCAGAATTGAAAGCACTAGAAGGTACGTGTACTAAAATAGAATTATTTCCTCCAGGACATTATTTACATAGTTCTGACGGAGAAATAAAAAAATGGTACTCTAGAGATTGGATGGAGTATGATGCAGTTAAAGATAATGCAACAAGCATACAAGAAGTTAAAGAAGCTTTAGAGGCTGCTGTTCATAGACAGTTGATGTCTGATGTGCCTTACGGTGTTTTGTTGTCAGGTGGTTTAGATTCATCAGTAACTTCTGCTATTGCCAAAAAATACGCTCAGAAAAGAATTGAAAGTGGCGATACGGTTGATGCTTGGTATCCACAATTGCACTCTTTCTCTGTAGGTTTAGAGGGGTCACCAGATTTGGCAGCTGCAAAAAAGGTTGCTGATCATATTGGTACCGTACACCACGAAATTAAATTTACCATTCAAGAAGGTTTAGATGCTATAAAAGATGTTATTTATAACATAGAAACTTATGATATTACTACCATTCGTTCTTCTACGCCAATGTATTTAATGGCTCGTGTTATTAAGTCCATGGGTATAAAAATGGTATTATCTGGTGAAGGTGCAGATGAGTTATTTGGAGGTTACTTATACTTTCATAAAGCACCTAATGCGCAAGAGTTTCATGAAGAGACGGTACGTAAATTAGATAAGTTACATATGTATGATTGTTTAAGAGCTAATAAGAGTTTAGCTGCTTGGGGAATTGAAGGTCGTGTGCCATTCTTAGATAAAGAATTTATGGACGTAGCTATGCGTATAAACCCACAAGATAAAATGATCAACGGCGAGCGCATGGAGAAATGGGTTGTTCGTAAGGCATTTGAAGATATGATTCCTGAAAGTGTTGCATGGAGACAAAAAGAACAGTTTAGTGATGGCGTTGGTTACAGCTGGATTGATACCTTAAAAGAATTGGTTGATAAAGAAGTAACTGATGAGCAAATAGAGAACGCGGCATTCCGTTTCCCTATCAATACACCATTAAATAAAGAAGAGTATTACTATAGAACGATTTTTGAAGGACATTTTCCTAGTGATGCTGCAGCCTTAAGTGTACCGCAAGAAGCAAGTGTAGCTTGTAGCACGGCGACGGCTTTAGAATGGGACGAGGCATTTAAAAACATGAATGACCCTTCTGGTAGAGCAATAGCTAACGTGCACAGTGAAGCATACGTTAAACAATAG
- a CDS encoding CsbD family protein: MNEEQFKGKWNIAKGKLKQQYADLTDDDLTYAEGKSDELLGRIQEKTGESKEKLKKMINDL, from the coding sequence ATGAATGAGGAACAATTTAAAGGAAAATGGAATATAGCAAAAGGGAAGCTTAAGCAACAATATGCTGACTTAACAGATGATGACCTAACCTACGCTGAAGGAAAATCTGATGAGCTATTAGGAAGAATCCAAGAAAAAACCGGAGAGTCAAAAGAGAAATTGAAGAAAATGATAAACGACTTATAG
- the gyrB gene encoding DNA topoisomerase (ATP-hydrolyzing) subunit B translates to MSEEANKKNYSADSIQALEGMEHVRMRPSMYIGDVGVRGLHHLVYEVVDNSIDEAMGGHCDTISVIINEDNSITTKDNGRGIPVDLHKKEGVSALQVVMTKIGAGGKFDKDSYKVSGGLHGVGVSCVNALSDHLSAKVFKEGVIWQQEYSRGKALYPVKRIGETTERGTEVTFHPDDTIFTQTIEYSYETLANRMRELSFLNKGVTISITDKRQKDEKGEYVSETFVSTEGLKEFVKFLDGNRESLIKDVISMEGEKNDIPVEVAMIYNTSYTENLHSYVNNINTHEGGTHLSGFRRGLTSTLKKYADASGMLDKLKFEIQGDDFREGLTAIVSVKVAEPQFEGQTKTKLGNREVSAAVSQAVSEMLTNYLEEHPDDAKTIVQKVILAAQARHAASKAREMVQRKNVMSGGGLPGKLSDCSEQDPEKCEIFLVEGDSAGGTAKMGRDRNFQAILPLRGKILNVEKAMQHKVFENEEIKNMYTALGVTIGTEEDSKALNLSKLRYHKVVIMCDADVDGSHIETLILTFFFRYMKELVEQGHIYIATPPLYLVKKGQKKQYAWSDKERDEIADSYSGGVSIQRYKGLGEMNASQLWDTTMNPDFRTLRQIQIDNPTESDRVFSMLMGDEVPPRREFIEKNAVYANIDT, encoded by the coding sequence ATGAGCGAAGAAGCAAATAAGAAAAATTATTCGGCAGATAGTATTCAGGCCTTAGAGGGTATGGAGCATGTACGTATGCGTCCATCCATGTATATTGGTGATGTTGGGGTCCGTGGTTTGCACCATTTGGTATATGAAGTAGTAGATAACTCTATTGATGAGGCTATGGGTGGTCATTGCGACACCATTAGTGTAATCATTAATGAAGATAATTCAATAACCACTAAAGATAACGGTAGGGGTATACCTGTAGATCTTCACAAAAAAGAAGGTGTATCTGCATTACAGGTTGTAATGACCAAAATTGGTGCCGGAGGTAAGTTCGATAAAGATTCTTACAAAGTTTCTGGAGGTCTTCACGGTGTGGGTGTATCTTGTGTTAATGCACTTTCAGATCATTTGTCTGCAAAGGTATTTAAGGAAGGTGTTATTTGGCAGCAAGAATACTCTAGAGGTAAGGCTTTGTATCCTGTTAAAAGAATAGGAGAGACTACAGAAAGAGGTACAGAGGTGACTTTTCACCCAGATGATACTATATTCACTCAAACTATAGAATATAGCTACGAGACTTTAGCGAACAGAATGCGTGAACTTTCATTCTTGAATAAAGGTGTTACTATCAGTATTACTGATAAGCGCCAGAAAGATGAAAAAGGCGAATACGTTAGTGAAACCTTTGTTTCTACTGAAGGTCTTAAAGAGTTTGTTAAGTTTTTAGATGGTAACCGTGAGTCTTTGATCAAAGACGTTATTTCTATGGAAGGGGAGAAAAATGACATCCCTGTAGAAGTAGCTATGATTTATAATACTAGTTACACAGAGAATCTTCATTCCTATGTAAATAATATTAATACACACGAAGGTGGTACGCATTTATCTGGATTTAGAAGAGGTTTAACTTCTACTTTAAAGAAATATGCAGATGCTTCTGGAATGTTAGATAAGTTGAAGTTTGAAATTCAAGGAGATGATTTCCGTGAAGGTCTAACGGCAATTGTATCTGTTAAAGTTGCTGAACCTCAATTTGAAGGTCAGACCAAAACAAAATTAGGTAACCGTGAGGTTTCTGCAGCAGTAAGTCAGGCAGTGTCTGAAATGCTGACAAATTATTTAGAAGAGCACCCAGACGATGCTAAAACAATTGTTCAGAAAGTAATTCTTGCAGCGCAGGCTAGACATGCAGCTTCTAAAGCTCGTGAAATGGTTCAGCGTAAGAATGTAATGAGTGGTGGTGGTTTACCTGGTAAATTATCAGATTGTTCAGAACAAGATCCTGAAAAATGTGAAATATTCCTTGTCGAGGGAGATTCGGCGGGTGGAACTGCAAAAATGGGTCGTGATCGTAATTTTCAAGCTATTCTGCCTTTAAGAGGTAAGATTTTGAACGTTGAAAAAGCCATGCAACACAAGGTTTTTGAAAATGAAGAAATCAAAAATATGTACACTGCTTTAGGTGTAACTATTGGTACCGAAGAAGATAGTAAAGCATTGAACCTTTCTAAATTAAGATATCACAAGGTAGTCATCATGTGTGATGCCGATGTCGATGGTAGTCATATTGAAACACTTATTTTAACCTTTTTCTTCCGTTACATGAAAGAGTTGGTAGAGCAAGGGCATATTTATATTGCTACTCCGCCTTTATATTTAGTGAAAAAAGGACAGAAAAAACAATACGCTTGGAGTGATAAAGAGCGTGATGAAATTGCTGATAGCTACAGTGGTGGTGTTAGTATTCAACGATACAAAGGTCTTGGGGAGATGAATGCATCTCAATTGTGGGATACTACAATGAACCCTGACTTTAGAACACTACGTCAAATACAAATTGATAATCCGACAGAATCGGATCGTGTTTTCTCAATGCTTATGGGTGATGAAGTGCCACCAAGAAGAGAATTTATTGAGAAAAATGCTGTTTATGCAAACATTGACACATAG
- a CDS encoding DUF6588 family protein codes for MKNLLTSIFVGTCLTASAQADFNNVLSAGVEDAETFTTDYMAPLSESVVYSMSTGWYNTADAKPLGGFEISIIGNITGFKNKEDKKTFILDPNDYQNLDFVDNPGVARQVSTALGDISGTEVFVEGEVLGVTVRETFELPSGLSGEDIDFVPSGYVQASVGLIKGTEVKARFLPKIEYEDASIGLFGLGIQHDFTKLLPADKILPVAISAVIGYTNISGDYDLANADLIDGENQRIEAEISSWAFGAVVSTKLPIINFYGGVNYITGKSVTDVLGTYRVTSGPFASETYEDPFSITKKVNGVTGTLGTKLKLGFFRLNAEYNLGEFNTATVGINFGFR; via the coding sequence ATGAAAAATTTACTTACTTCCATTTTTGTTGGTACGTGCTTAACTGCTTCTGCTCAAGCAGATTTCAATAATGTGCTTTCAGCAGGTGTTGAAGATGCAGAAACGTTTACAACAGATTACATGGCTCCGCTTTCTGAAAGTGTAGTTTATAGCATGTCTACAGGTTGGTATAATACCGCTGATGCAAAACCGCTAGGAGGTTTTGAAATTTCTATCATTGGTAATATTACCGGATTTAAGAATAAAGAAGATAAGAAGACTTTTATCTTAGACCCTAATGATTATCAGAATTTAGATTTTGTAGATAACCCTGGTGTAGCAAGACAGGTTTCAACTGCATTAGGCGATATTTCTGGTACAGAAGTATTTGTTGAGGGAGAAGTTTTGGGTGTTACCGTACGTGAGACTTTTGAACTGCCATCAGGTTTATCTGGAGAAGATATTGATTTTGTTCCTTCAGGATATGTGCAAGCAAGTGTAGGGTTGATTAAAGGGACTGAGGTTAAGGCAAGATTTCTTCCGAAAATAGAATATGAAGATGCTTCTATTGGTTTGTTCGGTTTAGGTATACAACATGATTTTACCAAATTATTACCGGCAGATAAAATTTTACCTGTGGCTATTTCAGCGGTTATTGGGTATACCAATATTAGCGGCGATTATGACTTGGCCAATGCTGATTTAATAGATGGTGAAAATCAAAGAATAGAAGCAGAAATTAGCAGTTGGGCATTTGGTGCTGTAGTTTCTACAAAACTGCCTATCATTAATTTTTATGGAGGGGTAAATTACATTACTGGTAAATCGGTAACAGATGTATTAGGTACTTACAGAGTAACAAGTGGCCCTTTTGCTTCTGAAACATATGAGGATCCTTTTTCTATTACGAAGAAGGTTAATGGAGTTACGGGTACTTTAGGTACGAAACTTAAATTAGGTTTCTTTAGACTGAATGCAGAATATAACTTAGGAGAATTCAATACCGCTACTGTTGGTATTAATTTCGGATTCAGATAA
- a CDS encoding malate dehydrogenase produces MKVTVVGAGAVGASCAEYIAIKDFASEVVILDIKEGYAEGKAMDLMQTASLMGFDTKISGSTNDYAKTADSHIAVITSGIPRKPGMTREELIGINAGIVKTVSSNLLKHSPNVIIIVVSNPMDTMTYLVHKTTGIPKNRIIGMGGALDSARFKYRLAEAMEAPISDIDGMVIGGHSDTGMVPLTSHATRNSIRVSEFLSADRLQQVADDTKVGGATLTKLLGTSAWYAPGAAVSSMVQAIACDQKKMFPCSTMLDGEYGLNDICIGVPVILGKDGIEKIIDIPLSDAEKAKMKESAAGVTKTNGLLEL; encoded by the coding sequence ATGAAAGTTACAGTTGTAGGTGCTGGTGCAGTAGGTGCTAGTTGTGCAGAATACATTGCCATTAAAGATTTTGCTTCAGAAGTGGTTATTTTGGATATTAAGGAAGGTTATGCAGAAGGTAAAGCTATGGATTTGATGCAAACTGCATCATTGATGGGCTTTGATACTAAGATTTCGGGTAGTACAAATGACTATGCTAAAACTGCTGATAGCCATATTGCTGTAATTACTTCTGGTATTCCAAGAAAACCAGGAATGACTAGAGAAGAATTAATAGGTATTAATGCTGGTATTGTAAAAACAGTTTCAAGCAACCTTTTAAAGCATTCTCCAAATGTTATCATTATTGTTGTTAGTAACCCTATGGATACGATGACGTACTTGGTACACAAAACTACTGGCATTCCAAAAAATAGAATTATTGGTATGGGTGGTGCTTTAGATAGCGCTCGTTTCAAGTATCGTTTAGCAGAAGCTATGGAAGCTCCTATTTCTGATATCGACGGTATGGTAATAGGTGGTCATAGTGATACTGGTATGGTGCCATTAACATCTCACGCAACTAGAAACAGTATTCGTGTTTCAGAATTTTTATCTGCAGATAGATTACAACAAGTTGCTGATGACACGAAAGTTGGTGGTGCAACATTAACTAAATTGTTAGGTACAAGCGCATGGTATGCTCCAGGTGCAGCAGTATCTTCTATGGTACAGGCAATTGCTTGTGATCAGAAAAAAATGTTTCCATGTTCAACTATGTTAGATGGTGAATACGGATTGAATGATATCTGTATTGGTGTACCAGTAATATTAGGAAAAGACGGTATCGAAAAGATTATCGATATTCCTTTAAGTGATGCTGAAAAAGCAAAAATGAAAGAAAGTGCCGCTGGTGTAACTAAAACTAATGGTCTTTTAGAGTTGTAG